A region of Curvibacter sp. AEP1-3 DNA encodes the following proteins:
- the asd gene encoding archaetidylserine decarboxylase (Phosphatidylserine decarboxylase is synthesized as a single chain precursor. Generation of the pyruvoyl active site from a Ser is coupled to cleavage of a Gly-Ser bond between the larger (beta) and smaller (alpha chains). It is an integral membrane protein.), with translation MQLRAQIQKILSQEDLNFLLTNRIPRQALTRFLGWFSKIEQPLVRDASIGIWKFFSDLDLSEAKKQRFSSMHDCFTRELKDGARPVSQDVDAMTSPVDAIIGASGPIEGTRVFQAKGFPYTLEDLLGPDADVSEWRDGRFVTLRLTSSMYHRFHAPHDCTVDEVRYFSGDTWNVNPIALKRVEKLFCKNERAFIGTRLNGPGPLQGQRVALVPVAAVLVASIRLHFLDVLFHLKYTGPKKIACNASFERGQEMGWFQHGSTVIVLAPKGFVLDAGLEQGSRVRMGQPLLRWQS, from the coding sequence ATGCAACTACGTGCACAGATTCAAAAAATCCTCAGCCAGGAAGACCTGAACTTCCTGCTGACCAACCGCATTCCGCGCCAGGCGCTCACCCGCTTTCTGGGGTGGTTCAGCAAGATCGAGCAGCCGCTGGTGCGTGATGCCTCTATCGGCATCTGGAAGTTCTTTAGCGACCTGGACTTGAGCGAAGCCAAAAAGCAGCGCTTTTCCAGCATGCATGACTGCTTCACCCGCGAACTCAAAGACGGCGCCCGTCCCGTGTCGCAAGATGTGGATGCCATGACCAGCCCGGTCGACGCCATCATTGGCGCGAGCGGCCCTATCGAAGGCACCCGCGTGTTCCAGGCCAAAGGCTTTCCGTACACCCTGGAAGACCTGCTGGGCCCGGACGCCGACGTCAGCGAATGGCGTGACGGTAGGTTTGTGACCTTGCGACTGACATCCAGCATGTACCACCGCTTCCACGCACCCCACGACTGCACCGTGGACGAAGTGCGCTACTTCTCGGGCGACACCTGGAACGTGAACCCGATTGCCCTCAAGCGGGTGGAAAAACTGTTCTGCAAAAACGAGCGCGCCTTCATCGGCACCCGGCTGAATGGACCCGGCCCATTGCAGGGACAACGGGTGGCGTTGGTTCCGGTGGCTGCAGTGCTGGTAGCCAGCATCCGGCTGCACTTTCTGGATGTGTTGTTTCACCTGAAATACACCGGCCCCAAAAAGATTGCCTGTAACGCGAGCTTCGAGCGCGGGCAGGAAATGGGCTGGTTTCAGCATGGCTCCACCGTGATCGTGCTGGCGCCCAAAGGCTTTGTGCTCGATGCGGGCCTAGAGCAAGGGTCGCGCGTGCGAATGGGCCAGCCGCTCCTTCGCTGGCAATCCTGA
- a CDS encoding aminotransferase class III-fold pyridoxal phosphate-dependent enzyme has protein sequence MNESLELQTLLLAGVGTAAAIAALRKLKARAELSLAKHRSLAGHPRNARLLASLLPNYSYDEQQVFAVDGAPVDVVARRKAAFVALVQGIAQRYPKTLEAGASVIDGLSDMQFVSAYRVPYQFKSMVKQGLKIGSFLQSSSGVTVTDLDGNVFIDLTGSYGVNLMGNDFYKECIDEGAAIARDLGPVLGAYHPVMVDNVQRLRKASGMDEMSFHMSGTEAVMQAVRLARYHTGRKKLVRFCGSYHGWWGDVQPGIGNPMTAKDTFTLSEMGEGTLRVLRKRRDIACILINPLQALHPNMPAPSDGSLLDGSRKAGFDKAAYTEWLKTLRTICDERGIALIFDEVFVGFRLAPGGAQEYFGVRADMVTYGKTLGGGLPIGVLCGKREWMRRFRDEAPADICFARGTFNSHPYVMGAMNAFMRRLETPEVQALYTDLDGVWNRRASQLNHAMEVAGLPARVANLSTIWTVTYTQPGCYHWLFQHYLRLQGLALSWVGTGRMIFSLNFSDADFEEVTRRFVAAGQAMQQDGWWWTDSAQTHKVIKRRILREMLAAKF, from the coding sequence GTGAATGAATCTCTAGAACTGCAAACCCTGCTGCTGGCCGGCGTGGGAACGGCGGCGGCCATAGCGGCTTTGCGCAAATTGAAGGCGCGCGCCGAGCTCTCGCTGGCCAAGCACCGCTCGCTGGCAGGCCATCCGCGTAATGCGCGTTTGCTGGCTTCTTTGCTGCCCAACTACAGCTACGACGAGCAGCAGGTTTTCGCCGTAGACGGTGCGCCAGTCGATGTGGTGGCACGCCGCAAGGCGGCATTTGTCGCGCTGGTGCAAGGCATTGCACAGCGTTACCCCAAGACCCTGGAGGCGGGCGCTTCGGTGATCGATGGCTTGTCGGACATGCAGTTCGTCAGTGCCTACCGCGTGCCCTACCAGTTCAAGTCCATGGTCAAGCAGGGCTTGAAAATCGGTTCCTTTTTGCAGTCGTCTTCCGGCGTCACCGTGACCGATCTGGACGGCAATGTGTTCATCGACCTGACCGGCTCGTATGGCGTGAACCTGATGGGCAATGACTTTTACAAAGAGTGCATTGACGAAGGCGCTGCCATCGCGCGCGACCTGGGTCCGGTGCTGGGCGCATACCACCCGGTCATGGTGGACAACGTGCAGCGCCTGCGCAAAGCCTCGGGCATGGACGAGATGTCTTTCCACATGTCCGGCACCGAGGCAGTGATGCAAGCCGTGCGCCTGGCCCGCTACCACACCGGCCGCAAGAAGCTGGTGCGGTTTTGCGGTTCTTACCATGGCTGGTGGGGCGATGTGCAGCCCGGTATCGGCAACCCGATGACGGCCAAAGACACCTTCACCTTGTCTGAAATGGGCGAGGGCACTCTGCGCGTGCTGCGCAAGCGCCGTGACATTGCCTGCATCTTGATCAACCCCTTGCAGGCCCTGCACCCCAACATGCCGGCGCCCAGCGACGGCTCCTTGCTGGACGGTTCGCGCAAAGCCGGATTCGACAAAGCGGCCTACACAGAATGGCTCAAAACCCTGCGCACGATTTGCGATGAGCGCGGTATTGCGCTCATCTTTGACGAGGTGTTTGTCGGCTTCCGCCTGGCGCCCGGTGGCGCTCAGGAATACTTCGGCGTGCGTGCTGATATGGTGACCTATGGCAAGACACTGGGCGGCGGGCTGCCCATCGGCGTGTTGTGCGGCAAGCGCGAATGGATGCGCCGCTTCCGCGATGAAGCACCAGCAGATATCTGCTTTGCCCGCGGCACGTTCAATTCGCACCCCTATGTGATGGGCGCCATGAATGCCTTTATGCGCAGGCTCGAAACACCCGAGGTACAAGCGCTCTACACCGATCTGGACGGTGTCTGGAACCGCCGAGCATCGCAGCTCAACCATGCCATGGAGGTAGCGGGTCTGCCGGCACGCGTGGCCAACCTGTCGACCATCTGGACCGTGACCTACACGCAGCCCGGCTGCTACCACTGGTTGTTTCAGCACTATTTGCGTTTGCAAGGGCTGGCCTTGAGCTGGGTGGGAACCGGTCGCATGATCTTCAGCCTGAATTTCAGCGATGCGGACTTTGAGGAGGTAACCCGCCGGTTTGTGGCGGCGGGTCAGGCGATGCAGCAGGATGGTTGGTGGTGGACCGATAGCGCCCAGACGCACAAGGTCATCAAGCGCCGCATCCTGCGGGAGATGCTGGCCGCCAAGTTCTGA
- a CDS encoding DUF1841 family protein codes for MFNPSQEDVRRFFCSVYAKSRAGQAMEAIETIAAQWMDEHPEYQADFADVDRALSTMYEATEGRTNPFLHLSMHLSISEQCSIDQPRGIRQAVELLTHKRNSLHQAHHEAMECLGTMLWESQRAGRPPDGDAYIACVQRHATKD; via the coding sequence ATGTTCAATCCATCCCAAGAAGACGTACGTCGATTTTTCTGCTCCGTTTACGCCAAGTCCCGCGCTGGACAGGCGATGGAAGCTATTGAAACCATAGCAGCCCAGTGGATGGACGAGCATCCTGAATACCAGGCGGACTTTGCGGATGTCGATCGGGCCTTGTCGACCATGTACGAGGCGACGGAGGGGCGTACCAACCCATTCCTGCACCTGAGCATGCACCTGTCCATCAGCGAACAGTGCAGCATCGACCAGCCCCGGGGCATACGGCAGGCGGTAGAGCTGTTGACCCACAAGCGGAACTCTTTGCACCAGGCACACCACGAAGCCATGGAGTGCCTTGGCACCATGCTGTGGGAAAGCCAGCGCGCCGGGCGACCACCGGATGGCGATGCCTACATCGCCTGCGTGCAACGCCACGCCACCAAAGACTAG
- the kefC gene encoding glutathione-regulated potassium-efflux system protein KefC produces MEHAPAWLINSLIYLSAAVIAVPLSKAVGLGAIIGYLAAGIAIGPWGAGLVNNVEDILHFAEFGVVLMLFLVGLELEPRRLWSLRRSIFGWGALQVLGCTALLMLVAMACGVGWRLSLVGALGLALSSTAIALQVMGERNLMPTQSGQAAFSILLFQDVAAIPILALLPLLGASSGSNEGLAPMEYAQAAIKIIAVIAGIVLGGRLLLRPLFRWIARSRTPEIFTAAALLLVVGISALMLLVGLSMALGAFLAGVLLAESEYRRELETDIEPFKGLLLGLFFIAVGMSIDFGVLLASPGTMALVVVGFLVVKSVVIYGLARHIQLPGPERPVFTLLLAQGGEFAFVVFQAAAGANVFSAPTASLLIGAVAVSMLLSPLVLVAVDRWVLPRFAGRKGPALEEIAEPQSAPVIIAGYGRYGQIVGRVLLAEGIPATVLDHDADMVEAARSFGYRVFFGDATRLDLLRTAGAGTARVLVVAVDDVEQSLAIVDLAREHFPTLPIVARARDVTHWNQLREREVTLVERELFESSLRSARSVLEVLGQPAHIARQSTMRFRQHNLKLFEKMRPHFKDRTKLIAAVKQGRQQLEEQMAQERAEREKRRGPDWSGQ; encoded by the coding sequence ATGGAGCACGCACCGGCCTGGCTGATCAACAGCCTGATTTACTTGAGTGCAGCGGTGATTGCCGTTCCCCTGTCCAAAGCAGTCGGGCTGGGCGCCATCATTGGCTACCTGGCCGCGGGTATTGCCATCGGCCCCTGGGGCGCGGGACTCGTCAACAACGTGGAAGACATTCTTCACTTTGCCGAGTTCGGCGTGGTGCTGATGCTGTTTCTGGTGGGCCTGGAGCTGGAGCCGCGGCGGCTATGGAGTCTGCGTCGCTCCATCTTCGGCTGGGGCGCCCTGCAGGTGCTGGGTTGCACGGCCTTGCTGATGCTGGTAGCCATGGCCTGCGGTGTGGGCTGGCGCCTGAGCCTGGTGGGGGCGCTGGGGTTGGCGCTATCCAGCACCGCCATCGCGCTGCAGGTGATGGGTGAACGTAATCTGATGCCGACCCAAAGTGGGCAGGCCGCTTTTTCCATCCTGCTGTTTCAAGATGTGGCCGCCATCCCCATCCTCGCTTTGCTGCCCTTGCTGGGCGCCAGTTCAGGATCAAATGAAGGCTTGGCGCCCATGGAATATGCGCAAGCAGCTATTAAAATCATAGCGGTTATTGCCGGTATTGTGCTCGGCGGCCGCCTGCTGTTGCGCCCCCTGTTCCGTTGGATCGCCCGGTCACGCACCCCCGAGATCTTTACTGCGGCAGCGCTCTTGTTGGTGGTGGGCATCTCGGCGCTCATGTTGTTGGTGGGCCTGAGCATGGCGCTAGGCGCTTTTCTGGCCGGCGTGCTGCTGGCCGAAAGTGAGTACCGCCGGGAACTGGAAACCGATATCGAGCCCTTCAAAGGATTGCTGCTGGGCCTCTTCTTTATTGCGGTGGGCATGAGCATCGACTTTGGCGTGCTCCTGGCCTCCCCGGGCACCATGGCGCTGGTGGTGGTGGGTTTTCTGGTGGTGAAGTCCGTGGTGATTTACGGGCTGGCCCGCCATATCCAACTGCCGGGGCCGGAGCGCCCAGTGTTCACCTTGCTGCTGGCGCAGGGCGGGGAATTTGCCTTTGTGGTGTTTCAGGCCGCGGCCGGGGCTAATGTGTTTTCTGCGCCAACGGCCTCACTACTCATAGGCGCCGTGGCCGTCTCCATGCTGCTGAGCCCTCTGGTGCTGGTCGCGGTGGACCGGTGGGTACTGCCCCGCTTTGCCGGGCGCAAGGGGCCGGCGCTGGAAGAAATTGCAGAGCCCCAAAGCGCGCCGGTCATCATTGCCGGATATGGGCGATACGGGCAGATTGTGGGCCGCGTCTTGCTCGCCGAGGGCATTCCCGCCACGGTGCTGGACCACGATGCCGACATGGTCGAAGCCGCCCGCAGCTTCGGCTACCGGGTGTTCTTTGGTGATGCCACCCGCCTGGACCTGCTACGCACGGCCGGCGCAGGGACCGCGCGTGTACTGGTGGTGGCGGTAGACGATGTGGAGCAGTCCCTGGCCATTGTCGATCTGGCGCGTGAACACTTTCCCACCCTGCCCATCGTGGCCCGCGCCCGCGATGTGACCCACTGGAACCAGCTGCGCGAACGGGAAGTCACGTTGGTCGAACGTGAGTTGTTTGAGTCCAGCCTGCGCAGTGCCCGCAGCGTGCTAGAGGTGCTGGGCCAACCCGCCCATATTGCCCGCCAGAGCACCATGCGCTTTCGCCAACACAACCTGAAACTGTTCGAGAAGATGCGCCCCCATTTCAAGGACCGCACCAAGCTGATTGCAGCTGTTAAACAAGGCCGTCAGCAGCTGGAAGAGCAAATGGCCCAGGAACGTGCCGAACGGGAAAAGCGCAGGGGCCCCGACTGGAGCGGGCAGTAA
- the kefF gene encoding glutathione-regulated potassium-efflux system oxidoreductase KefF, whose translation MVTESQSHPIYVVAAHPNWRNSHVNRQLRHAAASAEGVALCDLYESYADYAIDVQAEQEKLAAARLVVLVHPVQWYSMPALLKLWLDEVLSYGWAYGHGAKALQGKDLWLVASTGGPEASYHPQGYNRYFFDAFLPPYEQTAALCGMRFLPPMVLHGAHSAPQADVESHVATFAERLRSYPEWPELAELESTATCDVPDADRPAGSAPLQGDL comes from the coding sequence ATGGTCACTGAAAGCCAATCTCACCCCATCTACGTCGTTGCCGCCCACCCCAACTGGCGGAACTCCCACGTCAACCGCCAACTCCGCCATGCCGCTGCCTCTGCCGAAGGTGTGGCGCTGTGTGACCTGTATGAGAGCTACGCCGACTATGCCATCGATGTGCAGGCTGAACAGGAAAAACTCGCCGCGGCCCGTCTGGTCGTACTGGTGCATCCGGTGCAGTGGTACTCCATGCCTGCACTACTCAAACTCTGGCTGGATGAAGTGCTGAGCTACGGCTGGGCCTATGGCCATGGCGCCAAAGCGCTGCAAGGCAAAGACTTGTGGCTGGTCGCCAGCACTGGCGGCCCTGAGGCTTCTTACCACCCACAGGGTTACAACCGCTATTTCTTCGACGCTTTCCTGCCCCCCTACGAGCAAACGGCTGCTTTGTGCGGCATGCGTTTTCTGCCGCCCATGGTGCTCCATGGTGCACATAGCGCGCCGCAAGCCGACGTAGAAAGCCACGTCGCTACCTTCGCAGAGCGGCTGCGCAGCTACCCCGAATGGCCGGAGTTAGCGGAACTGGAAAGCACTGCAACATGCGATGTGCCGGATGCGGACCGGCCTGCCGGCTCAGCGCCCTTGCAAGGAGACCTGTGA
- a CDS encoding ParA family protein produces MPVVVVANPKGGVGKSTMSTQIAGYFASMGHAVMLGDADRQQSSRLWLGLRPPAAKPITGWELNEEGIAKPPKGTSHVVLDTPAGLHGKRLKEILKIATHVVVPLQPSVFDIFATKPFLDELAASSRAGNFKVGIVGMRVDERTLASDQLQHFVDGLDLPVLGFVRDTQNYIQAIARGLTIFDVAPGKVERDLQQWQAICQWLDA; encoded by the coding sequence ATGCCCGTGGTTGTTGTTGCTAACCCCAAGGGGGGCGTCGGAAAGTCCACAATGTCGACCCAAATTGCCGGTTACTTTGCCTCCATGGGGCATGCCGTCATGCTGGGCGACGCGGATCGCCAGCAATCTTCCAGGCTGTGGCTGGGGCTTCGCCCGCCGGCAGCCAAGCCCATCACGGGGTGGGAGTTGAATGAGGAGGGCATTGCCAAGCCGCCCAAGGGCACCAGCCACGTGGTGCTCGACACCCCGGCCGGCCTGCACGGCAAGCGCCTTAAGGAAATACTGAAAATTGCCACCCATGTGGTGGTGCCTTTGCAGCCCAGTGTGTTTGATATCTTTGCAACCAAGCCTTTCCTGGATGAGCTGGCCGCCAGTTCGCGGGCGGGCAATTTCAAGGTGGGCATTGTCGGCATGCGCGTGGATGAGCGGACGCTGGCTTCTGATCAGCTGCAGCACTTTGTCGACGGGTTGGACCTGCCGGTGCTGGGTTTTGTGCGCGATACCCAAAACTACATCCAGGCCATTGCACGGGGGCTGACCATTTTTGATGTCGCGCCCGGCAAGGTCGAGCGGGATTTGCAGCAGTGGCAAGCCATTTGCCAGTGGCTGGATGCGTAA
- a CDS encoding MaoC family dehydratase — MKTFNTLAELSAHVGTTVAVSEWLTISQEQINQFAQATGDHQWIHVDPERAAQGPFGTPIAHGFLTLSLIPRFMETSMQVLNVRIGLNYGLNKVRFISPVPVNSRLRAHLKLLEVLPVDNGGVQQAWEVTIEREGVAKPACVAEALVRQYP; from the coding sequence ATGAAAACATTCAACACCTTGGCGGAGTTGTCCGCCCACGTCGGTACCACCGTAGCGGTGAGCGAATGGCTGACCATCAGCCAGGAGCAAATCAACCAATTCGCGCAGGCAACCGGTGACCACCAGTGGATCCACGTGGATCCGGAGCGCGCGGCCCAAGGCCCCTTCGGCACACCGATTGCCCATGGTTTTCTCACCCTGTCGCTGATTCCCCGGTTTATGGAAACCAGCATGCAGGTGCTCAATGTGCGGATAGGATTGAATTACGGCCTGAACAAAGTCCGCTTCATTTCGCCGGTGCCGGTCAATAGCCGTTTGCGCGCGCATCTCAAGTTGCTGGAGGTGCTGCCGGTCGACAACGGTGGCGTACAGCAGGCTTGGGAAGTCACCATTGAGCGAGAGGGAGTCGCCAAACCTGCGTGTGTGGCTGAAGCCCTAGTGCGGCAATACCCCTGA
- the trmL gene encoding tRNA (uridine(34)/cytosine(34)/5-carboxymethylaminomethyluridine(34)-2'-O)-methyltransferase TrmL, which produces MFHIVLVEPEIPPNTGNVIRLAANTGCRLHLVEPLGFSMDDKHMRRAGLDYHEYAQLKRHASWQHFLDAERPAPDRLFTLTTRGTRSPFEVAFQPGDWLVFGSETKGISDFVRMSFSQERSLRLPMRPDQRSLNLSNAVAVTVFEAWRQNGFGA; this is translated from the coding sequence ATGTTTCATATTGTTTTGGTTGAGCCCGAAATCCCTCCCAATACGGGCAACGTGATCCGCCTGGCGGCTAACACCGGCTGTCGTTTGCATCTGGTGGAGCCTCTGGGTTTCTCCATGGACGACAAGCACATGCGCCGCGCCGGGCTGGATTACCACGAGTACGCCCAGCTCAAGCGCCACGCCAGTTGGCAGCATTTTCTGGACGCAGAACGTCCGGCGCCTGACCGCTTGTTCACTCTTACGACCCGCGGAACCCGCAGCCCGTTTGAGGTGGCGTTTCAGCCCGGGGATTGGCTGGTATTCGGCTCGGAAACCAAAGGCATTTCTGATTTCGTACGTATGTCCTTCAGCCAGGAACGCAGCCTGCGCCTGCCCATGCGGCCGGATCAGCGCAGCCTGAACCTCTCCAACGCAGTCGCCGTAACGGTATTTGAAGCCTGGCGGCAGAACGGCTTCGGCGCCTGA
- a CDS encoding ComF family protein, whose protein sequence is MDYAYPWDRLIAHFKFQENPAWAGHFAALMRSAPWVEPALEAADFVIPMPLARERLLQRGFNQSALLARHLSPDKTLEQVLLRVINTPAQSALDRKDRQDNVRHAFAMEPLLQGAVSDKRIVLLDDVMTSGASMSAAATTLRHAGAAHITALVFARTGVDAATA, encoded by the coding sequence GTGGACTATGCCTACCCGTGGGACCGGCTGATCGCTCACTTCAAGTTTCAGGAGAACCCCGCTTGGGCGGGCCATTTCGCCGCACTCATGCGCAGCGCGCCTTGGGTAGAACCGGCGCTGGAAGCGGCAGACTTTGTCATCCCCATGCCGCTGGCCAGAGAACGCCTGCTGCAAAGAGGCTTTAACCAATCCGCCTTGCTGGCGCGTCACCTCAGCCCTGACAAAACACTGGAGCAAGTGCTTCTTCGCGTTATCAACACGCCCGCACAAAGTGCACTGGACCGCAAAGACCGCCAAGACAATGTGCGACATGCTTTTGCCATGGAACCCCTACTTCAGGGCGCTGTGTCGGATAAGCGCATCGTACTGCTGGATGACGTGATGACCAGCGGTGCTTCCATGAGTGCAGCGGCGACAACCCTGCGGCACGCAGGCGCAGCGCACATCACTGCGCTGGTCTTCGCCCGCACCGGCGTGGATGCCGCTACTGCGTAG
- a CDS encoding biotin synthase, translated as MTTHKPPTIDPVAAARWACVPATQSPWLHEEVARRMEDRLQWIVQKPSAWLDWTPARGGLEAHALVQKRYPQAKAFVHEESPSGLAVSRDALSLAWWSPARWGGGAVQFGLPTEPVQMLWANMALHMAADPQALINRWHQALAVDGFAMFSCLGPDTLREIRDVYADAGWQQPHHQFTDMHDWGDMLVHAGFAEPVMDMERITLSYSTAEKLLDELRGLGRNLHVARFPGMRARSWKRNLLERISNRLGARSTDGRLSLTFEVVYGHAFKPKPKVKLQPETRVSLDDMRAVLKK; from the coding sequence ATGACCACCCACAAGCCTCCTACCATCGATCCCGTTGCCGCTGCCCGCTGGGCTTGCGTGCCTGCCACGCAGTCGCCCTGGTTGCACGAGGAGGTTGCACGGCGCATGGAAGACCGCCTGCAATGGATCGTGCAAAAACCGTCCGCATGGCTGGATTGGACGCCCGCCAGGGGCGGCCTGGAAGCGCATGCGTTGGTCCAGAAGCGTTACCCGCAAGCCAAGGCATTTGTTCATGAGGAATCGCCTTCGGGCTTAGCCGTGAGCCGCGATGCCTTGTCACTCGCATGGTGGAGTCCTGCACGCTGGGGGGGCGGGGCTGTTCAGTTCGGGCTGCCCACCGAACCGGTGCAGATGCTGTGGGCCAATATGGCTTTACACATGGCCGCAGACCCCCAAGCACTGATAAATCGGTGGCACCAGGCTTTGGCAGTAGATGGCTTCGCCATGTTTTCCTGCCTCGGACCGGACACTTTGCGTGAAATTCGGGACGTTTACGCTGATGCAGGTTGGCAACAACCTCACCACCAGTTCACGGATATGCATGATTGGGGTGACATGCTGGTGCATGCCGGCTTTGCCGAGCCCGTCATGGACATGGAGCGGATAACACTGAGTTACTCCACGGCTGAGAAGTTGCTGGACGAATTGCGCGGTTTGGGGCGTAATCTGCATGTCGCGCGATTCCCCGGTATGCGCGCCAGATCTTGGAAGCGGAATCTGCTTGAACGGATCAGCAATCGCTTGGGTGCCCGTTCCACGGACGGCCGGCTAAGTCTGACCTTCGAGGTGGTCTATGGGCATGCCTTCAAGCCCAAGCCCAAAGTCAAGCTCCAACCGGAAACTAGGGTTTCTCTGGATGACATGCGCGCCGTCTTGAAGAAGTAG
- a CDS encoding DUF2244 domain-containing protein, whose protein sequence is MTNLVFRFATVQGQHVHWLLRRNCSVTPLQLVWTYISLCAVSIGIGLFFWFQGATLVIPFASLELIAVGLAFLVYARHSTDGEHISLQENRLVVELECAGRLERAEFQRGWVRVEPRADDSSLIELSERGKSIRVGRYIRPELRPQLAKEIRSALRAV, encoded by the coding sequence ATGACGAATTTGGTTTTTCGCTTTGCGACGGTACAAGGGCAGCATGTTCATTGGCTTCTAAGGCGAAACTGTTCTGTAACGCCCCTGCAGCTGGTATGGACTTACATATCGCTTTGTGCGGTGTCTATCGGAATCGGACTTTTTTTCTGGTTTCAAGGCGCTACGCTGGTGATCCCTTTTGCATCACTTGAGCTGATTGCGGTGGGGCTGGCGTTCCTGGTTTACGCGCGACATTCAACTGATGGCGAGCACATTTCCTTGCAGGAAAACCGGCTGGTTGTGGAGTTGGAATGCGCTGGGCGCTTGGAGCGTGCGGAATTTCAAAGGGGCTGGGTGAGGGTGGAGCCTCGGGCGGATGACTCATCGTTGATTGAGTTATCCGAGCGGGGGAAATCCATCCGGGTCGGGCGATATATCAGGCCAGAGTTGCGTCCGCAGCTGGCCAAGGAAATACGTTCGGCACTGCGAGCTGTCTAA
- the coxB gene encoding cytochrome c oxidase subunit II, which yields MKNTTKKLASMLWAAGAFAGTSLLTQAHAVNDLPGGPAVNQLNLAPAVTKIAQEQQWLHWFMLIVCSVIFVAVFSVMFYSIWKHRKSVGYKPATFHESVTVEVIWTIVPFVIVILMALPATKVVVAMKDTTNADLTIKATGMQWKWGYDYIKGEGEGIGFVSTLDSDQRAMSDAGGPKKGESVDNYLLKVDNPLVVPVDKKVRIITTANDVIHAFMVPAFGIKQDAIPGFVRDTWFRAEKVGDYYGQCAELCGKEHAYMPIHVKVLSAEDYSKWVAGEQKKLAAKADDPTKVWTLEDISKRGEKVYAQNCAACHQANGKGAGPIKPLDGSAVVLDADKTKQIAVLLNGQNNGAMPAWKALSDTDIAAVISYTKNNWSNKTGQLVQPAEVLALRK from the coding sequence ATGAAGAACACAACGAAAAAACTGGCGTCTATGCTGTGGGCGGCTGGTGCTTTTGCCGGCACTTCCCTGTTGACGCAAGCGCATGCTGTGAATGATCTGCCGGGCGGACCGGCGGTCAATCAGTTGAATCTGGCCCCTGCGGTCACCAAGATCGCACAAGAGCAGCAGTGGCTGCATTGGTTCATGCTGATTGTGTGCTCAGTGATTTTTGTGGCGGTTTTCTCCGTCATGTTTTATTCCATATGGAAGCACCGCAAATCAGTCGGGTACAAACCGGCGACTTTCCACGAATCAGTTACCGTGGAAGTGATCTGGACCATCGTCCCCTTTGTCATCGTGATCCTGATGGCACTTCCCGCCACCAAGGTGGTGGTGGCTATGAAAGACACGACCAACGCAGACCTGACCATCAAGGCCACAGGCATGCAGTGGAAGTGGGGCTATGACTACATCAAGGGTGAAGGCGAAGGGATTGGTTTCGTTTCCACACTGGACAGCGATCAGCGCGCCATGTCGGATGCCGGCGGACCCAAGAAGGGCGAGTCTGTAGATAACTACCTGTTGAAGGTTGACAACCCTCTGGTGGTTCCTGTGGACAAAAAGGTCCGCATCATCACGACAGCCAACGATGTAATCCATGCGTTTATGGTTCCTGCATTCGGTATCAAGCAAGATGCGATCCCGGGCTTTGTCCGTGACACGTGGTTCCGTGCCGAGAAGGTTGGCGACTATTACGGTCAGTGCGCAGAGTTGTGCGGCAAAGAACACGCATATATGCCTATCCATGTGAAGGTGCTGTCTGCGGAAGACTATTCCAAGTGGGTTGCCGGCGAGCAGAAGAAGCTGGCTGCCAAAGCAGATGATCCGACCAAGGTGTGGACTCTGGAAGACATCTCCAAGCGCGGCGAGAAGGTGTATGCCCAGAATTGCGCGGCTTGCCATCAAGCCAACGGCAAGGGTGCAGGTCCAATCAAGCCATTGGACGGTTCGGCTGTCGTGTTGGATGCTGACAAAACCAAGCAGATTGCAGTTTTGTTGAATGGACAGAATAACGGTGCAATGCCTGCTTGGAAGGCGTTGAGTGATACTGATATCGCAGCTGTTATCAGCTATACCAAGAACAACTGGTCCAACAAGACCGGCCAATTGGTGCAGCCCGCTGAAGTGCTGGCATTGCGCAAGTAA